A portion of the Halobacillus ihumii genome contains these proteins:
- a CDS encoding MFS transporter has product MNKKVYMLAVVSFVVGTVELIIGGTLDLIAEDLNVTLGQAGLLITIFSLVFAISSPVLLTVTAKYERKRLTLVCLLIFFLGNLLAFWSPNYSIIMIARVISAASGSLLVVLGVTLASSIVEKEYRARAIGIIFMGVSASLVLGVPIGLTLGNAFGWRAPFLFIAILTLLSMIGVAVFLEKIEPKPIIPLREQIRTLKNNKIFSAQMTSFFFLTGHLTLYAYLTPFLKSTMGLNATWVSVAYLIFGIAAVLGGGIGGVISDKWGAERSIIGIIVIFAIAIFMIPFVTFSLPLFLAVMMIWSMLSWAITPAQQSYLINAAPETSEIQQSLNNSALHFGIALGSTVGALVIEQTSVVHNASVGGVFVLLALGTAYFSITRSSHVSAAKTMQSS; this is encoded by the coding sequence ATGAATAAAAAAGTATACATGTTGGCGGTTGTTTCTTTTGTTGTAGGAACAGTGGAGTTAATTATTGGCGGAACATTAGATTTAATAGCAGAAGATTTGAATGTAACTCTAGGGCAAGCTGGACTACTTATTACTATTTTTTCGCTTGTTTTTGCTATTTCTTCCCCTGTTTTGTTAACAGTCACAGCTAAATATGAACGTAAACGGTTAACGCTTGTTTGTTTATTGATCTTTTTCCTAGGGAATCTACTCGCGTTTTGGAGTCCCAATTATTCAATCATTATGATCGCAAGAGTAATATCGGCTGCAAGCGGCTCCTTGCTCGTTGTGTTAGGAGTTACGCTTGCTTCTTCCATTGTAGAAAAAGAATATCGGGCCCGAGCGATCGGAATCATTTTTATGGGAGTTAGTGCATCACTAGTTTTGGGAGTTCCTATTGGGTTAACACTCGGTAATGCCTTTGGCTGGCGTGCTCCGTTTTTATTTATTGCCATTCTAACACTGTTGTCGATGATCGGTGTAGCGGTTTTCTTGGAAAAAATTGAACCGAAACCAATCATTCCATTAAGAGAACAGATTCGCACATTAAAGAATAATAAAATTTTTAGTGCCCAGATGACATCGTTCTTTTTTCTAACAGGTCACTTAACTTTATATGCCTATTTGACCCCGTTTCTAAAGTCAACAATGGGTTTAAATGCTACATGGGTGAGCGTCGCGTATTTAATATTTGGGATTGCAGCAGTTTTAGGTGGAGGCATTGGCGGTGTTATTTCTGATAAATGGGGAGCGGAGCGAAGCATTATTGGTATTATTGTTATCTTCGCCATCGCTATTTTCATGATACCGTTTGTCACCTTTTCCCTTCCATTATTCTTAGCCGTTATGATGATATGGAGTATGCTTAGCTGGGCCATCACTCCCGCTCAGCAAAGTTATCTGATTAACGCTGCACCGGAAACGTCAGAAATTCAGCAAAGTTTAAATAATTCCGCGCTTCATTTTGGGATTGCATTAGGTTCTACGGTAGGAGCATTGGTTATCGAACAGACATCTGTTGTCCACAATGCATCAGTTGGGGGAGTGTTTGTTCTATTAGCATTAGGCACAGCATATTTCTCCATTACCAGAAGCAGCCATGTTTCCGCCGCTAAAACCATGCAAAGCTCATAA
- a CDS encoding TrmB family transcriptional regulator translates to MLQKFGFTQYESQIFEVLTASSEPLDASSIVKYSHVPKSKVYEVLGRLVEKGLILTSFQERKKLYTALPLDITIEKLTREFQENVEALKHREYKMTPNDDRVWTIQDHPAIISLTEDLISRAEQSIYISGWSDDIQPLLSELERMNRENIKIEVLSVGDVKTLLSDTHVLLPVEKHEALERHKLIIIDEKEILFAGLEQETWQGIATMSSPLVKFFTEFFYHDVALTEITKKYESTLMQDEKIKNILMKLRY, encoded by the coding sequence ATGCTGCAGAAGTTTGGATTTACTCAGTATGAAAGCCAAATATTTGAGGTATTAACAGCAAGCAGCGAGCCGCTTGATGCTAGTTCAATTGTAAAATATTCACATGTGCCAAAATCTAAAGTTTATGAAGTACTTGGGCGATTAGTAGAAAAAGGTTTAATACTTACTTCGTTTCAAGAAAGAAAGAAATTATATACAGCACTTCCTTTAGACATAACGATTGAGAAACTAACACGCGAATTTCAAGAAAATGTCGAGGCATTAAAACACCGCGAATATAAAATGACGCCAAATGATGACCGGGTATGGACGATACAGGATCATCCAGCTATTATTTCTCTGACCGAAGACCTTATCAGCCGCGCCGAACAATCAATTTATATATCCGGCTGGAGTGATGATATCCAGCCGCTCCTCTCAGAATTAGAACGCATGAATCGGGAAAACATTAAAATTGAAGTGTTATCTGTTGGAGATGTAAAAACATTACTGAGTGATACCCATGTCCTTCTTCCTGTCGAAAAACATGAGGCGTTAGAAAGACATAAGCTGATTATTATCGATGAAAAAGAAATACTCTTTGCAGGGTTAGAACAGGAGACCTGGCAAGGAATCGCCACCATGTCCAGCCCACTTGTTAAGTTTTTCACTGAATTCTTTTATCACGACGTAGCCCTCACAGAAATCACAAAAAAGTACGAGTCCACACTTATGCAAGATGAAAAAATAAAAAACATACTGATGAAACTGCGGTATTAA
- a CDS encoding serine/threonine protein kinase, with product MKTIKELISTVQIDEDQVIEIPDELQLVGQGRSAAVFRIKDTMQAVKIFYSEQQGLAEKEGKIYEQLSNYIYYPELIEVGEGYLVLEYLDGVTFYDCLVCGIPITPRMVAMVDEALDYARSKGLNPSDIHLRNIMLTNDQQIKVIDVVRFSQEKECQHWPDLKRAYYSYYQKRFFPKRFSPFFIEMIIRLYRRKLLPF from the coding sequence ATGAAAACAATCAAAGAATTGATCAGCACCGTCCAAATTGACGAGGATCAAGTCATTGAAATACCTGATGAGCTTCAACTTGTAGGTCAGGGTAGAAGCGCGGCCGTATTCCGAATCAAAGACACGATGCAGGCTGTTAAAATTTTTTACTCCGAACAGCAAGGATTGGCTGAAAAGGAAGGGAAGATTTATGAACAGCTTTCAAACTATATTTATTATCCAGAACTGATTGAAGTCGGGGAAGGATACTTAGTTCTTGAGTATTTAGATGGCGTCACCTTTTATGATTGTTTAGTGTGTGGAATCCCGATTACGCCACGTATGGTAGCTATGGTTGATGAAGCCTTGGATTATGCCCGCAGTAAAGGACTCAACCCTTCAGATATACATTTAAGAAATATAATGCTGACAAATGATCAGCAGATTAAAGTGATTGATGTGGTACGCTTTTCTCAAGAGAAGGAATGTCAACATTGGCCAGATTTGAAAAGAGCCTATTATTCTTATTATCAGAAACGTTTTTTTCCAAAAAGATTTTCACCATTTTTTATTGAGATGATTATAAGACTATACAGAAGAAAATTGCTTCCCTTTTAA
- a CDS encoding PepSY domain-containing protein produces MKRKLMTVGVAGVVVLGGAIGVAAATGTDTSSQKTPITKGEAKQIVEKEVNGTTEKIEMETDDGQRIYDVQVKGEKGKETDVEVDAETGKVIEVDRDDDRDDESENEANANVKLSMNEATAIAKKEAEGEMVEAELDDGHYDFEFKDGNNEYEVKVHGQTGEVIEFEQEQDED; encoded by the coding sequence GTGAAAAGAAAATTAATGACTGTTGGTGTTGCTGGAGTTGTGGTTCTAGGTGGAGCAATTGGAGTGGCCGCTGCGACAGGGACGGATACGTCTAGTCAAAAGACGCCAATAACGAAAGGTGAAGCAAAGCAAATTGTTGAAAAAGAAGTCAATGGCACGACCGAAAAAATAGAAATGGAGACCGATGACGGACAACGAATTTATGATGTTCAAGTTAAAGGGGAAAAAGGTAAGGAAACAGATGTAGAGGTAGATGCGGAGACGGGGAAAGTTATTGAGGTTGATCGCGATGATGACAGGGATGATGAGTCGGAAAATGAAGCTAACGCTAACGTCAAATTGTCTATGAATGAGGCGACAGCCATTGCCAAAAAAGAGGCTGAAGGTGAAATGGTAGAAGCTGAATTAGACGATGGGCATTATGACTTTGAATTTAAGGATGGAAACAATGAATACGAAGTTAAGGTTCATGGGCAAACTGGTGAAGTGATCGAATTTGAACAGGAACAAGATGAAGATTAG
- a CDS encoding PepSY domain-containing protein produces MNRKVTRILLSLGVLILLIVLMWQIVQSVTSAEPLSIGDAKKLIKNQYSGKIVQIDEIHDEFIFTIERDTGEYQIQVDKSTSKINDMERLTTKQPESTESKIRKQVEQEYSGKITSLKERKDGNQLQYEVEIKLEDKKVKLIMTETGDVIQEKSVTDNDQNTSQEGKPQGTNPPITEEQAQKLALKQVSGTIEDVEYEEENGQFFYLIDIENGEETEATVQINAITGEIKLSWDD; encoded by the coding sequence GTGAATAGGAAGGTAACGAGAATTCTGCTTTCTCTTGGAGTGCTTATTCTTTTAATTGTACTCATGTGGCAGATTGTTCAAAGCGTCACGTCCGCAGAGCCTCTATCTATAGGTGATGCGAAAAAGCTGATTAAAAATCAGTACAGTGGGAAAATCGTTCAAATCGATGAAATACATGATGAGTTTATTTTCACAATTGAACGAGACACGGGAGAATATCAAATACAAGTAGATAAATCGACGAGTAAGATTAATGACATGGAACGTTTAACAACGAAGCAGCCGGAATCAACCGAGTCTAAAATTAGAAAACAGGTAGAGCAGGAATACAGTGGTAAAATCACCTCCCTGAAAGAAAGAAAAGACGGGAATCAATTACAGTATGAAGTGGAGATAAAGCTTGAAGATAAAAAAGTGAAACTGATTATGACTGAAACGGGCGACGTGATTCAAGAAAAGTCGGTTACGGACAATGATCAGAATACTAGTCAGGAAGGTAAACCGCAAGGGACTAACCCGCCGATTACGGAAGAACAAGCTCAGAAACTTGCACTGAAACAAGTTTCAGGAACTATTGAGGATGTCGAATATGAGGAAGAGAATGGTCAGTTTTTTTACCTAATCGATATTGAGAATGGAGAGGAGACGGAAGCGACGGTGCAAATTAATGCAATTACCGGCGAGATCAAGTTGAGCTGGGACGATTAG
- a CDS encoding sensor histidine kinase codes for MKLRNKIHLYTTVLFVVLLVLINTAVYFTFSRMMFTSELEQTEAEAENIVATLNDNQSSVPIAELLRAYVPVNGFVKIVMQDGAVKSAAASSGNSDLRDVSVPFYSEEVTRTTEYQGTKHALVSVPIILINGEVAALQVIESLETTDQNLHVLQIVLIVVTLIAIIPLFISARFLSNLITHPITSMTSTMQDIRESGRFKQLELPEKSKDELYVMGETFNEMITLLQANYEKQEQFVSNASHELKTPLTVIESYSSLLERRGRNDEALFDESVEAIHSEAVRMKNLTQQLLLLAKHDEYWNVDLTEIELSTFLQESMRAFEKAYKRRVGVSVEEGLSVLADAQKLKQLLYIFMDNARKYSEKEIQVDAFRKEGWAHIHIIDQGIGMSQEDLERVFERFYRVDKARTRKSGGFGLGLALAEDLARVMDAELLLHSEERAGTQAIIKLPLSQ; via the coding sequence ATGAAGTTAAGAAATAAAATTCATTTGTACACAACAGTCTTGTTTGTAGTCCTGCTCGTTTTGATTAACACAGCTGTTTATTTTACTTTTAGCCGGATGATGTTTACGAGTGAATTAGAACAGACTGAGGCGGAAGCAGAGAATATTGTTGCAACTTTGAATGATAATCAATCCAGTGTACCAATTGCTGAGCTTTTACGAGCATATGTACCTGTTAATGGATTTGTGAAAATCGTTATGCAGGATGGAGCAGTAAAGTCTGCTGCGGCCTCTTCAGGCAATAGCGACCTTCGTGATGTCTCTGTTCCGTTTTATTCCGAAGAGGTCACAAGGACTACTGAATATCAGGGTACTAAGCATGCATTGGTTTCGGTTCCCATTATATTGATTAATGGAGAAGTGGCTGCCTTGCAGGTGATCGAAAGCCTGGAAACAACAGACCAGAATTTACATGTACTACAAATTGTTCTCATCGTTGTCACCCTGATTGCGATCATTCCACTGTTTATATCAGCAAGGTTTTTGAGTAACTTGATTACACACCCCATCACTTCTATGACGAGTACGATGCAAGACATTCGGGAAAGTGGACGCTTTAAACAGCTGGAACTTCCAGAGAAATCCAAAGATGAATTGTATGTAATGGGAGAAACATTCAATGAAATGATTACTTTATTACAAGCAAATTATGAAAAGCAGGAACAATTTGTTTCGAATGCCTCCCACGAATTAAAGACTCCTTTAACGGTTATTGAATCGTATTCCAGTCTCCTGGAGCGTCGGGGGAGAAACGATGAAGCACTTTTTGATGAATCAGTCGAAGCCATTCATTCAGAAGCGGTTCGCATGAAGAATTTAACGCAACAGCTTCTGTTGTTAGCTAAACATGATGAGTATTGGAATGTAGACTTAACGGAAATCGAACTGAGTACTTTTTTACAAGAAAGTATGCGTGCATTTGAGAAAGCGTATAAGCGACGTGTGGGAGTATCCGTCGAGGAAGGTTTGAGCGTGTTAGCGGATGCACAGAAGTTGAAGCAGCTTCTCTATATTTTTATGGATAATGCAAGAAAGTACAGTGAGAAAGAGATTCAAGTAGACGCCTTTAGGAAAGAGGGATGGGCTCATATTCATATCATCGATCAGGGAATTGGTATGAGCCAAGAAGATCTGGAAAGAGTATTTGAACGTTTTTATCGAGTGGACAAAGCTCGTACTAGAAAGTCTGGAGGCTTTGGATTGGGTCTGGCCCTTGCTGAGGATTTGGCACGAGTGATGGATGCGGAACTACTATTGCACAGTGAGGAGAGGGCAGGGACGCAGGCGATAATCAAACTTCCTCTTTCTCAGTGA
- a CDS encoding response regulator transcription factor — MEKARILIVEDEEKIARVLELELTYEGYEVVKAFDGMEGLQKYREGHWDLLLLDIMLPGISGIELLRRIRSDDQQIAVIMLTAKDSVEDKVSGLDLGANDYITKPFQIEELLARVRAVLRTHASTAGDGKAGWIQAADLRLNEQTHEVIRDGHSIELTPKEFNLLAYLMKNKRQVLNREQILDAVWGYDYYGDTNVVDVYIRYIRNKMDKKYDPALIQTVRGVGYVLKDPR, encoded by the coding sequence TTGGAAAAAGCAAGGATATTGATCGTTGAAGATGAAGAGAAAATTGCCCGAGTACTTGAGCTTGAACTGACTTATGAGGGATATGAAGTGGTAAAAGCTTTTGACGGAATGGAAGGGCTGCAAAAATATCGTGAGGGACATTGGGATTTGCTACTTCTCGATATTATGCTGCCAGGGATAAGTGGAATAGAACTATTACGAAGAATTCGTTCTGATGATCAACAAATCGCCGTGATTATGTTGACAGCCAAGGATTCCGTTGAAGATAAGGTATCGGGACTTGATCTGGGAGCGAACGATTATATAACAAAACCTTTTCAAATAGAGGAACTTCTGGCAAGAGTACGTGCAGTATTAAGAACTCATGCTTCAACCGCAGGTGATGGTAAAGCAGGTTGGATCCAAGCAGCGGATTTACGTCTTAATGAACAGACACATGAAGTCATAAGGGATGGCCACTCTATAGAACTTACTCCTAAAGAATTCAATCTGCTTGCCTACTTAATGAAAAATAAACGTCAGGTGTTGAATCGCGAACAAATCCTCGATGCCGTTTGGGGCTATGATTATTATGGGGACACGAATGTTGTGGATGTGTACATTCGTTACATACGAAATAAGATGGACAAAAAGTATGACCCTGCGTTAATTCAAACGGTTCGCGGAGTTGGGTACGTATTGAAGGATCCGCGATGA
- a CDS encoding YozQ family protein: protein MSEQNKKSKSIGDRRYESADYERRDDTSQGLATTHEQVSDTLTEGTHDAKIDQVDENGRLVSHKGKDISNKHE from the coding sequence ATGAGTGAACAAAATAAGAAATCGAAATCAATTGGTGACCGTCGTTATGAATCAGCCGATTATGAACGAAGGGATGATACTTCGCAGGGGCTTGCCACCACACACGAGCAAGTATCGGATACGTTAACGGAAGGTACGCACGATGCTAAGATTGATCAAGTTGATGAAAATGGACGTCTTGTCAGTCATAAAGGAAAAGACATTTCTAATAAACATGAATAA
- a CDS encoding zinc-dependent alcohol dehydrogenase, giving the protein MKAVTYQGIKDVKVKEVPNASLQKKDDILVRITNTAICGSDLHLVHGMIPHTPEDYIIGHEPMGIVEEVGPEVTRVKKGDRVIVPFNVSCGECMYCKMDLESQCDRSNDFGEAGAYFGYSETYGGFPGGQAELLRVPYGNFTPFVVPEDAELEDEQLLFLSDIVPTAYWGIEQAEVKRDDTVVILGCGPVGLLAQKFAWMKGAKRVIAIDYVGYRLEHARRTNKVEVFDFSKEKDLGSHIKEITGGGADAVVDCVGMDGKKNVAEMIESALKLQGGAMGAIQLASKVVRKGGTVSLVGVYGTRYNQFPLGDFFSRNITLKMGQAPVIHFMPKLYKMIKNEEFDPTDIITHRLPLDKAEHGYDIFDEKHDDCIKVILTP; this is encoded by the coding sequence ATGAAGGCTGTGACTTATCAAGGAATCAAAGATGTCAAAGTAAAAGAAGTTCCGAACGCCTCTCTCCAAAAGAAAGACGATATTTTAGTAAGGATTACCAATACGGCAATATGCGGTTCCGATTTACACCTGGTCCACGGGATGATTCCGCACACTCCGGAAGACTATATAATCGGTCATGAACCAATGGGAATTGTTGAGGAAGTCGGGCCAGAAGTCACAAGGGTAAAAAAAGGAGACCGAGTCATCGTCCCCTTTAACGTATCCTGCGGGGAATGTATGTACTGTAAAATGGACCTGGAAAGTCAATGTGACCGTTCCAATGACTTTGGCGAAGCAGGGGCATACTTTGGTTATTCAGAAACGTACGGCGGATTTCCCGGCGGTCAAGCCGAACTGCTTCGCGTTCCTTATGGAAACTTCACCCCATTTGTCGTACCAGAAGATGCTGAGCTAGAAGATGAACAACTGCTTTTCCTATCTGATATTGTCCCAACTGCATACTGGGGGATCGAACAGGCAGAAGTCAAGAGGGATGATACAGTTGTCATCCTAGGGTGCGGTCCTGTTGGATTGCTAGCCCAAAAATTCGCCTGGATGAAAGGCGCCAAACGAGTAATTGCAATTGATTATGTCGGTTATCGGCTGGAGCATGCAAGGCGAACAAATAAAGTTGAGGTCTTTGATTTCTCTAAAGAAAAGGACCTTGGTTCACACATTAAAGAAATCACGGGCGGAGGTGCTGATGCTGTAGTTGATTGCGTCGGTATGGATGGTAAGAAAAATGTTGCGGAAATGATTGAAAGTGCCTTAAAACTTCAAGGTGGAGCAATGGGAGCGATTCAACTAGCCAGTAAAGTGGTTAGAAAAGGTGGAACGGTAAGCCTTGTAGGAGTGTATGGAACTCGATATAATCAATTCCCGCTCGGTGACTTTTTTTCGAGGAATATTACGTTAAAAATGGGACAGGCACCGGTCATCCACTTTATGCCTAAATTGTACAAGATGATTAAAAATGAGGAATTTGATCCAACAGATATCATTACACATAGACTGCCACTTGATAAAGCTGAACATGGTTATGATATTTTTGATGAAAAGCATGACGATTGTATAAAAGTTATCTTAACACCATAA
- the hpaB gene encoding 4-hydroxyphenylacetate 3-monooxygenase, oxygenase component, with translation MVVRTGKQYKEGIDRLDTEVWIEGDKVKGRISEHPAFQGVVQSQAELYDLQHIEKLKEVMTYTPQKNKELMGMSYLIPASKPDLERRRKMVQVWARHSAGLMGRSPDYMNTVLAAFASSVHLLKDKPNCFPEHLEQFYEYARSQDLSFTHTFVNPQNNRSQLSFLDEDQTNARVVRRIEEGIVVRGAKLLATQGGITDEIIVFSAPGVQDKSHAFAFSIPSDTDGLKFACRPSFVKDASSFNAPLSSRFEEMDTVVIFDDVLVPWERVFFYDDVKVANDFYLKGNFVPFTLHQIVSRQVIKMEFILGLAKMIVDTINISEYQHVQSKVAEIVKGLESSKALLIASEINASLNAEGVMIPDKIPLYVAVNQFQETYPRFTEIIQLLGASGMVTLMEESQFHSSIGSELDHYLQGFEVKGRDRVQLFTLAFDLCMSSFGSRQSLYEKFFFGDPIRLSQIIYQSYPTDRYTAFVKEMLEKGKS, from the coding sequence ATGGTGGTGCGCACAGGGAAACAATATAAGGAAGGGATTGATCGATTAGATACAGAAGTGTGGATTGAGGGAGATAAGGTGAAGGGGAGGATTTCTGAACATCCTGCATTTCAGGGAGTCGTGCAAAGTCAAGCTGAATTATATGATTTACAGCACATAGAGAAATTAAAAGAGGTCATGACATACACTCCTCAAAAGAATAAAGAGCTAATGGGGATGTCCTATTTAATCCCAGCTTCTAAACCAGACCTTGAGCGACGCCGAAAAATGGTGCAAGTTTGGGCGCGTCATTCAGCTGGATTAATGGGTAGAAGTCCTGATTATATGAATACAGTGTTAGCTGCCTTTGCGAGCTCTGTTCATTTATTAAAGGATAAACCTAACTGTTTCCCGGAACATTTAGAACAGTTCTATGAATATGCTCGTTCACAGGACCTCTCTTTTACTCACACTTTTGTAAATCCCCAGAATAACCGTTCGCAACTATCTTTCTTAGATGAAGACCAAACGAACGCGAGAGTGGTGAGGCGAATCGAAGAAGGAATTGTTGTGAGAGGAGCAAAATTACTCGCAACTCAGGGAGGGATAACGGATGAAATCATCGTATTCTCAGCGCCGGGGGTGCAAGATAAATCCCATGCCTTTGCCTTTTCAATTCCAAGTGATACAGATGGGCTAAAGTTCGCTTGCCGACCCTCCTTTGTGAAAGATGCTTCGTCCTTTAATGCTCCACTTAGCTCAAGGTTTGAAGAGATGGACACAGTTGTTATTTTTGATGATGTGTTAGTGCCGTGGGAACGGGTCTTCTTTTACGATGATGTGAAGGTTGCAAATGACTTTTATTTAAAAGGTAATTTTGTCCCGTTTACCCTTCATCAGATTGTTTCTCGCCAAGTGATTAAAATGGAGTTTATTCTCGGCCTTGCCAAGATGATTGTCGACACGATTAATATTAGTGAATATCAGCATGTACAAAGCAAAGTGGCAGAAATCGTGAAAGGGCTTGAATCCTCAAAGGCGCTGCTTATAGCTTCGGAGATAAATGCGAGTCTTAATGCAGAAGGAGTAATGATTCCAGATAAAATTCCGCTCTATGTAGCAGTGAACCAATTTCAGGAAACTTATCCAAGGTTTACAGAAATTATTCAATTGCTTGGTGCCAGCGGAATGGTTACGCTGATGGAAGAATCCCAATTTCACTCCAGCATTGGCAGCGAACTAGATCATTATTTGCAGGGGTTTGAAGTGAAGGGACGCGATCGTGTTCAGCTTTTTACGTTAGCCTTTGATCTTTGTATGAGTTCGTTTGGATCAAGGCAATCGTTATATGAGAAGTTCTTTTTTGGTGACCCAATCAGATTATCCCAAATCATATATCAATCCTATCCGACAGATAGGTATACCGCATTCGTGAAAGAGATGCTGGAAAAAGGAAAAAGCTGA
- the aceA gene encoding isocitrate lyase produces MRNERAEILREQWEQSDRWEGITRPYNVEDVLRLRGSIDIQYTLAEKGSKKLWNLLQEEDYVHALGALTGNQAMQQVKAGLKAIYLSGWQVAADANLSGQMYPDQSLYPANSVPQVVKRINQALQRADQIHHMEGNNDIDWFAPIVADAEAGFGGQLNVFELMKGMVEAGAAAVHFEDQLSSEKKCGHLGGKVLLPTQTAVRNLISARFAADTMGVPTIIIARTDANAADLITSDVDPIDNEFITGERTAEGFFKTKAGIDQAIARGLSYAPYADLIWCETSEPNLEEARKFAEAVHAKYPGKLLAYNCSPSFNWKKKLNEETIAHFQEKLAEMGYKFQFVTLAGFHALNHGMFELARQYKDRGMEAYSELQQAEFDSESYGYSATRHQREVGTGYFDEVAQVITGGTSSTTALKGSTETEQFQNEGITQS; encoded by the coding sequence ATGAGAAATGAGCGAGCAGAAATTTTAAGGGAGCAATGGGAGCAATCTGATAGATGGGAAGGTATTACAAGGCCTTATAATGTCGAGGATGTGCTTCGGCTCAGAGGATCGATCGACATTCAATATACATTAGCGGAAAAAGGGTCGAAAAAACTTTGGAATTTACTACAGGAAGAAGACTATGTTCACGCTCTTGGAGCTCTAACTGGAAATCAAGCGATGCAGCAAGTCAAAGCAGGATTAAAAGCCATCTACTTAAGCGGTTGGCAAGTGGCTGCAGATGCCAACTTGTCCGGACAGATGTATCCAGATCAAAGCCTGTATCCAGCTAACAGTGTTCCGCAAGTAGTTAAGCGTATTAATCAGGCCTTGCAGCGGGCAGACCAAATTCACCATATGGAGGGAAACAATGACATAGATTGGTTTGCCCCAATTGTGGCAGACGCAGAAGCAGGATTCGGGGGGCAATTGAATGTATTTGAGCTGATGAAGGGGATGGTCGAAGCGGGAGCGGCTGCCGTTCATTTTGAAGATCAGCTTTCCTCAGAGAAAAAATGCGGGCACCTAGGCGGAAAGGTTTTATTGCCGACACAAACAGCGGTGCGAAATTTGATTTCTGCTCGATTTGCGGCAGATACAATGGGTGTACCTACCATAATTATTGCACGGACAGATGCTAATGCGGCTGATTTAATTACAAGTGATGTAGATCCTATTGATAATGAGTTTATTACAGGGGAACGTACTGCCGAAGGATTTTTCAAAACAAAAGCAGGTATTGATCAGGCGATCGCTCGCGGGTTATCTTATGCCCCTTATGCGGATTTAATATGGTGCGAGACATCTGAGCCTAATTTAGAGGAAGCACGAAAGTTTGCAGAGGCGGTTCATGCAAAGTACCCTGGTAAACTGCTAGCTTATAATTGTTCACCATCCTTTAATTGGAAGAAAAAGCTGAATGAAGAGACCATCGCTCACTTTCAGGAAAAACTGGCTGAAATGGGATATAAATTCCAATTCGTTACTTTAGCTGGGTTCCACGCCCTCAACCATGGAATGTTTGAACTTGCCCGTCAGTATAAAGATCGTGGTATGGAGGCTTATTCCGAGTTGCAACAAGCTGAATTTGACAGTGAAAGTTACGGTTATTCTGCAACACGCCACCAGCGGGAGGTAGGAACTGGCTATTTTGATGAGGTAGCACAAGTGATCACCGGAGGTACTTCGTCCACTACTGCATTGAAAGGCTCAACAGAAACCGAACAATTTCAAAATGAAGGTATAACACAGTCCTGA
- a CDS encoding YhfH family protein has translation MKMNETRRNAGDTCPQCGSKVEGGNYTYMMECNHCLSKKEE, from the coding sequence ATGAAAATGAATGAAACAAGAAGAAATGCAGGAGATACTTGTCCGCAGTGTGGTTCAAAAGTGGAGGGCGGCAATTATACGTATATGATGGAGTGTAACCACTGCCTATCCAAGAAAGAGGAGTAA